Proteins encoded together in one Cyprinus carpio isolate SPL01 chromosome B14, ASM1834038v1, whole genome shotgun sequence window:
- the sept8b gene encoding septin-8-B — protein MAATDVNIYPSEEMRTLSLSGHVGFDSLPDQLVSKSVCQGFSFNILCVGETGIGKSTLMNTLFNTTFENEEASHFQNGVHLRPRTYSLQESNVDLQLTIVDTVGFGDQVNKEESYKPIVDYIDAQFENFLEEELKIKRSLYNYHDSRIHICLYFIAPTGHSLKSLDLVTMKKLDSKVNIIPIIAKADTISKSELQKFKIKIMSELVSNGVQIYQFPTDDEAVAEINSSMNAHLPFAVIGSSEEVQIGNKMVRARQYPWGVVQVENESHCDFVKLREMLIRVNMLDLREQTHARHYELYRRCKLEEMGFKDTDPDSEPFSLQETYVAKRREFIGELQLKEEQMRQMFVNKVKETEAELKEKERELHERFEMLKRSHQEEKRNLEEKRRDLEEEMNTFNRRKVAAETLQSLQGSSALKKDKEKKT, from the exons ATGGCTGCCACAGATGTAAACATATATcct AGTGAGGAGATGAGGACTCTCTCTCTCAGCGGTCATGTGGGTTTTGACAGTCTTCCTGATCAGCTGGTCAGCAAATCAGTGTGCCAAGGATTCAGCTTCAACATTCTCTGCGTAG GTGAAACTGGCATAGGCAAATCTACATTAATGAACACACTATTTAACACAACGTTCGAGAATGAAGAGGCCAGCCACTTCCAGAATGGTGTGCATTTGCGCCCCAGAACATACAGCCTGCAGGAAAGCAATGTGGATTTACAGCTAACCATTGTAGACACTGTGGGATTTGGTGACCAGGTTAATAAAGAAGAAAG TTATAAACCTATTGTGGACTACATTGATGCTCAGTTTGAAAACTTCCTTGAAGAAGAACTTAAAATTAAACGTTCCCTTTATAACTATCACGATTCACGCATCCACATCTGCCTCTATTTTATTGCTCCCACCGGTCACTCACTGAAATCTCTGGACTTAGTTACCATGAAGAAGCTGGACAGCAAG GTCAACATTATTCCCATCATAGCGAAGGCAGACACTATATCCAAGAGTGAGCTTCAAAAATTTAAGATCAAGATCATGAGTGAACTGGTCAGCAACGGTGTTCAGATCTACCAGTTCCCAACAGATGATGAAGCTGTGGCTGAAATAAACTCTTCTATGAAT GCACATCTCCCTTTTGCTGTGATTGGAAGCAGTGAAGAGGTTCAAATTGGGAACAAAATGGTGCGGGCCAGACAGTACCCATGGGGAGTGGTGCAGG TGGAGAACGAGAGTCACTGTGACTTTGTAAAGCTGAGAGAGATGCTAATTCGTGTCAACATGTTGGACCTGAGGGAACAGACCCACGCCAGACACTATGAGCTGTACCGCCGCTGCAAACTGGAGGAGATGGGCTTCAAAGACACCGACCCTGACAGCGAACCCTTCAG TCTGCAGGAGACATATGTGGCCAAGAGGAGAGAATTCATTGGTGAGTTACAACTCAAGGAGGAACAGATGAGACAGATGTTTGTCAACAAAGTGAAGGAGACAGAAGCTGAActaaaagagaaggagagagag CTGCACGAGAGATTTGAGATGCTGAAACGTTCACATCAGGAGGAGAAGAGGAACCTGGAGGAGAAGCGTAGAGATTTAGAGGAGGAAATGAACACCTTCAACAGGAGGAAAGTAGCTGCTGAAACCCTACAGTCTCTTCAAGGCTCCTCCGCCCtcaaaaaagacaaagagaagaaAAC TTAA
- the LOC109065561 gene encoding LOW QUALITY PROTEIN: palmitoyltransferase ZDHHC5-B (The sequence of the model RefSeq protein was modified relative to this genomic sequence to represent the inferred CDS: inserted 1 base in 1 codon) — protein MPVGLSVDGALGYPSPSRPFRPSRYVPVSAATALLVGTTTLFLCFTCPWLSERFSSSIPLYNVVIFLFTLANFCMATFMDPGIFPRAEEDEDKEDDFRAPLYKTVEVRGIQVRMKWCSTCRFYRPPRCSHCSVCDNCVEEFDHHCPWVNNCIGRRNYRYFFLFLLSLTTHIMDVFGFSLLYILHHXKQLDQVDSVVTMAVMCVSGLFFVPVVGLTGFHIFLVARGRTTNEQVTGKFRGGVNPFTHGCLKNIAYVLCGSQAPRYLGRLRKPHSVQVQPPFLRPPLSEAQLEAKVLDNGIQQSKSSLEIMESQSTDADPPPPPKPEHRYPGLPHTQNEECSLLTEAPATPSLYKYRPAYSSPGKNHTASTHSSKMSRGNSMTESPSVPVTTGQPSYRSDPSLSSRGGAGCRGGGEGGRAGSGGLGGASAFGGRSYPSFTDTLLQSAAASCSSSLRSAHTAHNALGPLISEGTTSTSYKSLANQTRNGSLSYESLLTPSESPEFESAAHELSPPRPHPPHSLSTAPGAPPILGYTSPFLSAQQREGSLQACPAPLRPSPNRAFLRPTSSPPSRAPPLSPRARSLGSPPPGPAPGHTPLGKSLSYGGGVELQHRPSRSGGGTSMPNNTVSFFLQPMATLLSLEFPYTPSIFLCFFLLCSLSLRSSALFCPPLLLPCGHKDDSVSVLSSTIKQNVANHDTHSHKPAGGVKKVTGVGGTTYGISV, from the exons ATGCCTGTGGGTCTCAGTGTGGACGGGGCTCTGGGATACCCCTCCCCATCCCGCCCATTCCGCCCCAGTCGCTATGTGCCTGTGTCCGCAGCAACCGCCTTACTTGTGGGGACCACAACGCTGTTTCTCTGTTTCAC ATGTCCGTGGCTGTCAGAGCGGTTCTCCTCCTCCATTCCGCTCTATAATGTTGTGATCTTCCTCTTCACACTGGCCAATTTCTGTATGGCCACATTTATGGACCCCGGCATCTTTCCTAGAG CTGAAGAAGATGAGGACAAAGAGGATGATTTCCGGGCTCCTCTTTATAAGACGGTGGAGGTGAGGGGCATTCAGGTGCGGATGAAGTGGTGCTCCACATGTCGCTTTTACAGACCACCGCGCTGTTCACACTGCTCCGTGTGTGACAACTGTGTGGAG gaGTTTGACCATCACTGCCCATGGGTGAACAACTGCATTGGCAGGAGGAATTATCGTTACTTCTTTCTGTTCCTGCTCTCGCTCACTACTCACATTATGGATGTGTTTGGCTTCAGCCTGCTGTACATCCTCCATC ACAAACAACTGGACCAGGTCGACTCTGTAGTCAC TATGGCGGTGATGTGTGTATCTGGTCTGTTTTTCGTCCCGGTTGTGGGACTCACTGGGTTTCACATTTTCCTTGTTGCCAGAGGGAGAACAACCAatgaacag GTGACTGGGAAGTTCAGGGGTGGCGTTAACCCCTTCACACACGGATGCTTAAAAAACATTGCTTATGTGCTGTGTGGATCACAGGCTCCCAG GTATCTTGGTCGCTTGCGAAAGCCTCATTCTGTTCAAGTCCAGCCACCATTTCTGCGGCCACCTCTATCTGAAGCCCAACTAGAAGCTAAAGTTCTGGATAATGGCATCCAACAG TCTAAAAGTAGTTTGGAGATAATGGAGAGTCAGTCCACTGATGCTGATCCCCCTCCACCACCTAAACCAGAGCACAGATACCCTGGGCTGCCTCACACACAAAATGAAG AGTGCAGCTTGCTGACCGAGGCTCCAGCCACACCTTCATTGTATAAATACAGGCCGGCCTacagcagtccaggaaaaaaCCACACGGCCTCAACACATTCCAGCAAG ATGAGTCGAGGGAACAGTATGACCGAGTCTCCCTCTGTCCCCGTCACCACTGGGCAGCCCAGCTACCGCTCAGACCCCAGTTTGTCAAGCCGAGGGGGTGCAGGGTGCCGTGGGGGAGGGGAGGGAGGTAGAGCAGGCTCGGGGGGCCTGGGTGGGGCCTCTGCGTTTGGTGGGCGATCCTACCCTTCTTTTACCGACACCCTACTCCAATCAGCAGCAGCCTCTTGCTCCTCAAGCCTTCGCTCCGCCCATACAGCCCACAATGCCCTCGGGCCTCTCATCTCTGAGGGTACGACCTCCACTAGCTACAAGAGTTTAGCCAATCAGACACGCAATGGCAGCTTGTCGTACGAAAGTCTGCTGACGCCCTCAGAAAGCCCGGAGTTCGAGTCTGCTGCTCACGAGCTGTCCCCACCCAGACCGCACCCTCCGCACTCTCTGAGCACAGCACCGGGGGCCCCGCCTATTTTGGGGTATACGTCCCCTTTCCTGTCGGCTCAGCAGAGGGAGGGCTCTCTCCAGGCCTGCCCTGCCCCCCTAAGACCCTCCCCTAACAGAGCTTTCCTGCGCCCAACAAGCTCACCCCCTTCTCGGGCTCCGCCCCTTTCTCCTCGCGCTCGCTCATTGGGCTCCCCTCCTCCTGGCCCCGCCCCCGGCCATACACCTCTGGGCAAATCACTGTCCTATGGAGGTGGTGTCGAATTACAGCACCGCCCCTCTAGGTCAGGGGGTGGGACTTCGATGCCGAA TAACACTGTCTCTTTCTTCCTGCAACCCATGGCCACTCTGCTGTCCCTTGAATTTCCGTACACACCCTCcatctttctctgttttttccttCTCTGTTCTCTTTCTTTACGTTCATCCGCTCTCTTCTGCCCTCCCCTCCTCCTGCCTTGTGGCCATAAGGATGACTCTGTCTCTGTGCTAAG CTCGACTATTAAACAAAATGTGGCCAATCATGACACCCACTCACACAAACCTGCAGGAGGGGTGAAGAAAGTGACTGGTGTTGGAGGAACAACCTATGGGATTTCAGTATGA